In a single window of the Mesoplodon densirostris isolate mMesDen1 chromosome 18, mMesDen1 primary haplotype, whole genome shotgun sequence genome:
- the C18H17orf50 gene encoding uncharacterized protein C17orf50 homolog, whose product MNRHLLRVRKAHCTCVKTTLWKKELEQPGTAEAEAEAEAEAEAAEGVSEEDEERPPEERAAEGEAEGGEAEGGEAEGGEGRERGSVLNNPLRQESSTQQVALLRRADSGFWSWFSLLALLGGLAPPANRKRIPPEEPCVLETRRRRLRGGGCAHCEILFCKKCRNLHSSQSYVAHCVLEHPDLREARASGGAGAAVGL is encoded by the exons ATGAACCGCCATCTCCTCCGGGTTCGCAAGGCTCATTGCACCT gCGTGAAGACCACCTTGTGGAAAAAGGAGCTGGAGCAGCCCGGGAccgcggaggcggaggcggaagcggaggcggaggcggaggccgCGGAGGGGGTGTCGGAGGAGGACGAGGAGAGGCCGCCGGAGGAGCGCGCGGCCGAGGGCGAGGCGGAGGGCGGGGAGGCGGAGGGCGGGGAGGCGGAGGGCGGCGAGGGCCGGGAGCGGGGCTCCGTGTTGAACAATCCGCTGCGCCAGGAGTCCAGCACCCAGCAGGTGGCGCTGCTGCGGCGCGCGGACAGCGGCTTCTGGAGCTGGTTCAGCCTCTTGGCACTGCTCGGCGGCCTGGCCCCTCCCGCCAACAG GAAGCGGATCCCCCCGGAGGAGCCGTGCGTGCTGGAGACGCGGCGGCGGCGGTTGCGCGGCGGGGGCTGCGCGCACTGCGAGATCCTTTTCTGCAAGAAGTGCAGGAACCTGCACAGTTCGCAGAGCTACGTGGCGCACTGCGTTTTGGAGCACCCGGATCTGCGGGAGGCGCGGGCTTCTGGAGGCGCGGGGGCTGCCGTGGGCCTTTGA